Proteins from a genomic interval of Lolium perenne isolate Kyuss_39 chromosome 1, Kyuss_2.0, whole genome shotgun sequence:
- the LOC127344579 gene encoding uncharacterized protein: MSRLRRRFSSSISPRARSWSPHSAFAAATERVRAGTLTSEDAHHLFDQLLARPAPVHVRSLNGFLATLARAPDSATCRDGPALAIALFSRVCRQESGQRMAALTVHTYGILMDCCCRARLPELGLALFGRLLRTGLKTNETICSTLLKCLCCAKRTNEAVNLLLHWMSDPGGVTNAFSCSIVLKSLCDHSRSQEALDLLQTVAKKGGGCSLDVVAYSTIIHGFFKEGQIGKACDLFHEMVQQGVVPNVVTYNSIIDALCKARAMDKAELFLRQMVGNGVPPDKVTYTSMIHGYSTLGRWKEATKTFRQMTSQGLIPDAFTWNSFMASLCKHGRSKEAAEFFHSMTAKGHHKPDIFSYSILLHGYASEGCFADMINLFNSMESNGIVPDCHVRTILIDAYAKCGMMDEAMLMFTEMAGQGLSPDVFTFSSVIAAFCRMGRLADAIEKFNQMISIGIQPNAVVYRSLIQGFCTHGDLVKAKELVYEMMNKGIPRPTIAFFSSIINSLCKEGRVSDAQAIFDLVIHFGERPDVIIFNSLIDGYCLVGKMEKAMRVIDSMVSVGIEPNDVSYNTLVNGYCRTERIDDGLILFREMLHKRVKPTTVTYNIILDGLFRSGRIVAAKKMFHEMIESGTTVKISTYNILLGGLCGNNCTDEAIVLFQKLGAMHVKFDIAILNIMINAMYKVQRKEEANELFAAISARGLVPNASTYGIKIRNLLKEGLVEEAENMFSSMEKSGCAPSSRLINDIIRMMLEKGEIVKAGNYMSKVDGKGISLEASTISLLVSLFSKNGKYQDKIKSLPVKYQFFYGVS; this comes from the coding sequence ATgtcccgcctccgccgccgcttcTCCTCCTCCATCTCGCCGCGCGCACGCTCCTGGTCTCCCCACTCCGCCTTTGCCGCAGCCACGGAGCGCGTGCGCGCCGGGACGCTCACTTCGGAAGACGCACACCACCTGTTCGACCAATTGCTAGCGCGGCCAGCCCCGGTCCACGTGCGCTCTCTCAACGGCTTCCTCGCCACCCTCGCCCGTGCGCCGGACTCTGCCACCTGCCGAGATGGCCCCGCCCTCGCCATCGCCCTCTTCAGCCGTGTGTGCCGACAAGAATCCGGCCAGCGGATGGCGGCTCTCACAGTCCACACCTACGGCATCCTCATGGACTGCTGCTGCCGCGCACGCCTCCCGGAACTTGGGCTTGCCTTATTCGGTCGCCTTCTGAGAACGGGCCTCAAGACAAATGAGACCATCTGCAGCACCCTCCTCAAGTGCCTCTGCTGCGCAAAACGGACCAATGAGGCTGTCAACCTCTTGCTTCATTGGATGTCTGACCCTGGCGGTGTGACTAATGCCTTCTCATGCTCCATTGTTCTGAAGAGCTTATGTGACCATAGCAGGAGCCAGGAGGCGCTCGACCTGCTCCAGACGGTGGCAAAAAAAGGAGGCGGCTGCTCCCTCGATGTGGTGGCATATAGCACCATCATCCACGGCTTCTTTAAGGAAGGGCAAATTGGCAAGGCATGCGATCTATTccatgaaatggtgcagcaagggGTTGTGCCTAATGTGGTCACATATAACTCGATTATCGATGCGCTGTGCAAGGCCAGAGCGATGGACAAGGCAGAGTTGTTCCTTCGGCAGATGGTTGGCAATGGTGTTCCGCCCGATAAAGTTACGTACACTAGCATGATCCATGGATATTCCACTTTGGGAAGGTGGAAGGAGGCAACTAAAACGTTCAGACAAATGACAAGCCAGGGCCTTATACCAGATGCTTTTACTTGGAATTCGTTCATGGCCTCCCTTTGCAAGCATGGAAGAAGCAAAGAAGCTGCAGAATTTTTTCATTCCATGACTGCCAAGGGCCACCACAAGCCAgatatcttctcatactctattCTGCTTCACGGGTATGCCTCTGAAGGATGCTTTGCCGACATGATTAATCTCTTCAATTCTATGGAAAGCAATGGCATTGTACCCGACTGCCATGTTCGCACCATATTAATTGATGCATATGCTAAATGTGGAATGATGGATGAAGCTATGCTCATGTTTACTGAAATGGCAGGACAAGGATTGAGTCCGGATGTCTTCACCTTTTCAAGTGTAATTGCTGCATTTTGTAGAATGGGCAGGCTTGCTGATGCTATAGAAAAATTCAATCAGATGATTTCTATTGGAATACAACCGAATGCAGTTGTGTATCGCTCCCTAATTCAAGGTTTTTGTACACATGGGGATTTGGTGAAAGCCAAGGAGTTGGTTTATGAAATGATGAACAAAGGTATTCCCCGTCCTACCATTGCGTTCTTCAGTTCAATAATAAACAGTTTATGCAAAGAAGGAAGGGTTTCGGATGCACAGGCTATCTTTGACTTGGTTATACACTTCGGTGAGAGACCTGACGTCATTATATTTAATTCGCTGATTGATGGATATTGCTTAGTTGGCAAGATGGAGAAAGCAATGAGAGTGATTGATTCCATGGTATCAGTTGGCATTGAGCCTAATGATGTTTCATACAATACACTTGTTAATGGCTATTGCAGAACTGAAAGGATCGATGATGGGTTGATTTTATTCAGAGAAATGTTGCATAAGAGAGTTAAACCTACAACTGTTACATATAACATCATACTAGATGGGTTATTTCGTTCTGGGAGAATTGTTGCTGCAAAGAAAATGTTCCACGAGATGATAGAAAGTGGAACCACGGTGAAGATTTCCACATATAATATACTACTTGGTGGACTCTGTGGAAATAATTGCACCGATGAGGCAATCGTCCTGTTCCAAAAATTAGGTGCAATGCATGTGAAGTTCGATATTGCAATACTCAATATCATGATTAATGCAATGTACAAGGTTCAGAGAAAAGAAGAAGCTAACGAATTGTTTGCTGCTATATCAGCTCGTGGCTTGGTACCTAATGCTTCCACATACGGAATAAAGATAAGAAATCTTCTAAAAGAAGGATTGGTGGAAGAAGCTGAAAATATGTTTTCCTCAATGGAGAAGAGTGGTTGTGCTCCCAGCTCTCGTCTTATAAATGATATCATCAGAATGATGTTGGAAAAAGGTGAGATAGTCAAGGCAGGAAATTATATGTCTAAAGTTGATGGCAAAGGCATCTCACTTGAAGCTTCAACTATTTCTTTGCTGGTGTCTCTCTTTTCAAAGAACGGGAAATATCAGGACAAAATAAAATCGCTCCCTGTAAagtaccaatttttttatggagtCAGCTGA
- the LOC127344587 gene encoding tetraspanin-6 isoform X2, which yields MDGMYYPQRFSNVMIGYLNLATLLASIPVIGAGLWLAKGSTTSCSSMLQTPLLIVGFIVLLISLAGFVGACFHVAWALWLYLFAVMILICMLLGLTMFGFAVTAGGGGTQVAGRPYREYHISDYSSWLQKHIQDIKYWKPALACVVGSKACPKISNWTPMDYLQHDLTPIQSGCCKPPTACTYSGGMPVGAQDEDCFQWNNAPNILCYQCNSCKAGVMEQVRQDWHKISVLNVIVLVFLICVCACGCCAFRNARRSVSEYPYGVAMVPR from the exons ATGGACGGCATGTATTACCCTCAGCGTTTCAGCAACGTGATGATCGGCTACCTCAACCTGGCGACGCTCCTGGCCTCCATCCCGGTCATCGGAGCAGGGCTCTGGCTGGCCAAGGGCTCAACGACGTCGTGCTCGTCGATGCTGCAGACCCCGCTACTCATCGTCGGCTTCATCGTCCTCCTCATCTCCCTCGCCGGCTTCGTGGGCGCCTGCTTCCACGTCGCCTGGGCGCTGTGGCTGTACCTCTTCGCCGTGATGATCCTCATCTGCATGCTGCTTGGGCTCACCATGTTCGGGTTCGCCGTCACGGCGGGAGGCGGCGGCACGCAGGTGGCCGGCAGGCCGTACAGGGAGTACCACATCTCCGACTACTCCTCATGGCTCCAGAAGCATATCCAGGACATCAAGTACTGGAAGCCGGCGCTCGCCTGCGTTGTTGGGTCCAAGGCCTGTCCTAAGATCTCCAACTGGACTCCCATGGATTACCTCCAGCATGATCTCACGCCAATACAG TCTGGCTGCTGCAAGCCACCAACAGCGTGCACATACAGTGGTGGGATGCCAGTAGGAGCACAGGACGAGGACTGCTTCCAGTGGAACAATGCCCCGAACATCCTGTGCTACCAGTGCAACTCATGCAAGGCCGGCGTGATGGAGCAGGTGCGCCAGGACTGGCACAAGATCTCCGTGCTCAACGTCATCGTGCTCGTCTTCCTCATCTGCGTGTGTGCCTGCGGGTGTTGTGCCTTCAGAAACGCCCGCCGCTCCGTGTCCGAGTACCCATACGGG GTGGCGATGGTTCCGCGATAG
- the LOC127344587 gene encoding tetraspanin-6 isoform X1: MDGMYYPQRFSNVMIGYLNLATLLASIPVIGAGLWLAKGSTTSCSSMLQTPLLIVGFIVLLISLAGFVGACFHVAWALWLYLFAVMILICMLLGLTMFGFAVTAGGGGTQVAGRPYREYHISDYSSWLQKHIQDIKYWKPALACVVGSKACPKISNWTPMDYLQHDLTPIQSGCCKPPTACTYSGGMPVGAQDEDCFQWNNAPNILCYQCNSCKAGVMEQVRQDWHKISVLNVIVLVFLICVCACGCCAFRNARRSVSEYPYGVNRMSKINPRWDYYWWRWFRDRREQMY; the protein is encoded by the exons ATGGACGGCATGTATTACCCTCAGCGTTTCAGCAACGTGATGATCGGCTACCTCAACCTGGCGACGCTCCTGGCCTCCATCCCGGTCATCGGAGCAGGGCTCTGGCTGGCCAAGGGCTCAACGACGTCGTGCTCGTCGATGCTGCAGACCCCGCTACTCATCGTCGGCTTCATCGTCCTCCTCATCTCCCTCGCCGGCTTCGTGGGCGCCTGCTTCCACGTCGCCTGGGCGCTGTGGCTGTACCTCTTCGCCGTGATGATCCTCATCTGCATGCTGCTTGGGCTCACCATGTTCGGGTTCGCCGTCACGGCGGGAGGCGGCGGCACGCAGGTGGCCGGCAGGCCGTACAGGGAGTACCACATCTCCGACTACTCCTCATGGCTCCAGAAGCATATCCAGGACATCAAGTACTGGAAGCCGGCGCTCGCCTGCGTTGTTGGGTCCAAGGCCTGTCCTAAGATCTCCAACTGGACTCCCATGGATTACCTCCAGCATGATCTCACGCCAATACAG TCTGGCTGCTGCAAGCCACCAACAGCGTGCACATACAGTGGTGGGATGCCAGTAGGAGCACAGGACGAGGACTGCTTCCAGTGGAACAATGCCCCGAACATCCTGTGCTACCAGTGCAACTCATGCAAGGCCGGCGTGATGGAGCAGGTGCGCCAGGACTGGCACAAGATCTCCGTGCTCAACGTCATCGTGCTCGTCTTCCTCATCTGCGTGTGTGCCTGCGGGTGTTGTGCCTTCAGAAACGCCCGCCGCTCCGTGTCCGAGTACCCATACGGGGTAAACCGCATGTCCAAGATCAACCCACGCTGGGACTACTACTG GTGGCGATGGTTCCGCGATAGGAGAGAACAGATGTACTAG
- the LOC127344600 gene encoding uncharacterized protein, protein MALLRALRRALPPLASPAASLLRRAPAPAPRPLRPLPLLDPIGPRPFSAAAARALEMGASLFKGLTETRFPKRRPGFESRRKRASLRPKGPHFWVMCKPGEPIPSSQPNKGSLKGRNEKKRIKQRKDFIMAEKRKRKAQYSVAVKRKEAERTERKMAAVARERAWVERLAELQQIEAEKKAATA, encoded by the exons ATGGCGCTCCTCCGAGCTCTCCGGCGAGCCCTCCCGCCGCTCGCCTCGCCCGCGGCGTCTCTCCTCCGCCGCGCCCCGGCTCCTGCCCCACGCCCTCTCCGCCCTCTTCCGCTCCTGGATCCGATCGGGCCCCGGCcgttctccgccgccgccgcgcgggcGCTGGAAATGGGGGCCAGTCTCTTCAAGGGGCTCACGGAGACCAGGTTCCCGAAGCGGCGCCCGGGGTTCGAGTCCCGGCGGAAGAGGGCCAGCCTGCGCCCCAAAG GTCCGCATTTCTGGGTGATGTGCAAGCCAGGGGAGCCTATCCCGTCCAGCCAGCCCAATAAGGGCAGCCTGAAGGGGAGGAATGAGAAGAAGCGGATCAAGCAGCGCAAGGACTTCATCATG GCGGAAAAGAGGAAGCGCAAAGCACAGTATTCTGTTGCTGTGAAGAGAAAGGAGGCAGAAAGGACCGAGAGGAAGATGGCTGCAGTGGCAAGAGAACGGGCATGGGTGGAGAGGTTGGCAGAGCTACAACAGATAGAGGCAGAAAAGAAAGCTGCAACGGCTTAA
- the LOC127344617 gene encoding protein RGF1 INDUCIBLE TRANSCRIPTION FACTOR 1 — MAIDHDSPLKEPRLKHRRITEGDGDEPEEEVEVHEDATGSESERAVSAAAHGARGPRWLRVLLTTRFYTTCEAHSHSRTMFCLDCAAAAGAAALCGLCAGHAHLGHRVIQIRRSSYSSVVRVSDVRGLVDMDGVQTYVINGARVVFLNERSLGHGHSRLKGIHYACVTCRRGLRDACRFCSLGCKAATDGSTYSYSPSPSPLCNAFDQSCTPPTPLLTVPLHRRKGIPHRAPFGNLVV; from the exons ATGGCGATCGACCACGACTCCCCGCTCAAGGAGCCTCGCCTCAAGCACCGCAGGATCACG GAAGGTGACGGCGATGagccggaggaggaggttgaGGTCCATGAGGATGCTACGGGGTCGGAGTCGGAGCGGGCGGtgtcggcggcggcgcacggggCGCGGGGGCCTCGATGGCTGCGCGTCCTGCTGACGACGCGCTTCTACACAACTTGCGAGGCGCACTCCCACTCGCGCACCATGTTCTGCCTCgactgcgccgccgccgcgggcgccgccgcgctctgcggcctgtgcgccggccacGCCCACCTCGGCCACCGCGTCATCCAGATCCGCCGCTCGTCGTACAGCAGCGTGGTCCGCGTGTCGGACGTCCGTGGCCTCGTCGACATGGACGGCGTGCAGACCTACGTCATCAACGGCGCGCGCGTCGTCTTCCTCAACGAGCGCAGCCTAGGGCACGGCCACAGCCGCCTCAAGGGCATCCACTACGCCTGCGTCACCTGCCGCCGCGGCCTCCGCGACGCCTGCCGCTTCTGCTCCCTCGGCTGCAAGGCCGCCACCGACGGCAGCACCTACTCCTACTCCCCGTCTCCGTCCCCGCTGTGCAATGCCTTCGACCAGAGCTGCACGCCGCCGACACCGCTGCTCACCGTGCCGCTGCACCGGCGCAAGGGCATTCCACACCGGGCACCCTTCGGCAACCTCGTCGTCTGA
- the LOC127344625 gene encoding phosphatidylinositol N-acetylglucosaminyltransferase subunit A: MDGISRKHRILMVSDFFFPNFGGVESHIYYLSQCLLKLGHKVVVMTHAYGKRSGVRYVTGGLKVYYVPWRPFLMQNTLPTLFMTFPVIRTILIRERISVVHGHQAFSTLCHEALMHARTMGYKVIFTDHSLYGFADVGSIHMNKVLQFTLADIDQAICVSHTSKENTVLRSGISPEKVFMVPNAVDTAMFTPSPNRLSRDEIIIVVISRLVYRKGADLLVEVIPEVCRLFPKVRFIVGGDGPKRVRLEEMREKFSLQDRVEMLGAVPHAQVRSVLISGHIFLNSSLTEAFCIAILEAASCGLLTVSTRVGGVPEVLPDDMVVLAEPDPEDMVRAVRKAIDILPGIDPQTMHLRMKRLYSWDDVAKRTEIVYDRAMQSSHTNLLDRLPKYLTCGAWAGKLFCLVMIINYLVWCLLEFLQPAKDIEEVPDIIGPLHSQLHSVDDD; encoded by the exons ATGGATGGGATAAGCAGGAAGCACAGGATTCTTATGGTGTCTGACTTTTTCTTCCCAAACTTTGGTGGTGTGGAGAGCCACATATATTATCTATCGCAATGCCTGCTGAAGCTTGGCCATAAG GTTGTTGTCATGACACATGCATATGGAAAACGTTCTGGAGTACGATATGTTACTGGTGGATTGAAGGTTTATTATGTGCCATGGAGACCTTTCCTGATGCAGAATACACTGCCTACATTGTTCATGACATTTCCAGTTATAAGGACCATTCTTATTCGTGAGAGGATTTCTGTTGTGCATGGACATCAGGCCTTTTCAACCCTGTGCCATGAAGCATTGATGCATGCTAGGACGATGGGGTACAAAGTCATCTTCACAGACCACTCGCTTTATGGTTTTGCCGACGTTGGAAGCATTCACATGAATAAGGTGCTGCAGTTTACTCTTGCAGATATTGATCAGGCCATATGTGTGTCTCACACAAGCAAAGAGAACACTGTCTTGAGGTCAGGGATATCTCCAGAGAAGGTTTTCATGGTCCCTAATGCAGTGGATACTGCAATGTTTACTCCCTCCCCCAACCGCTTAAGCCGTGATGAAatcatcattgttgtgataagtagaTTAGTTTATCGAAAAGGTGCTGACCTTCTTGTTGAAGTCATTCCAGAAGTATGCCGTCTGTTTCCAAAG GTTCGCTTTATTGTTGGAGGTGATGGTCCAAAACGTGTGCGACTTGAAGAGATGAGGGAGAAGTTCTCCCTTCAGGATAGAGTTGAGATGTTAGGGGCTGTACCTCATGCTCAAGTACGATCTGTTCTGATATCTGGTCATATATTTCTGAACAG TTCGCTTACAGAAGCATTTTGCATAGCCATTCTGGAGGCAGCAAGCTGTGGACTGCTGACAGTTAGCACTAGAGTCGGAGGGGTTCCAGAG GTTCTACCAGATGACATGGTAGTACTTGCAGAACCAGATCCAGAAGATATGGTACGAGCTGTCAGGAAAGCTATTGACATACTTCCTGGCATAGATCCCCAAACTATGCATCTTCGG ATGAAAAGACTCTATAGTTGGGATGATGTGGCCAAAAGAACAGAGATCGTGTACGACCGTGCAATGCAGTCCTCACACACAAATTTGCTAGACCGTCTTCCCAA ATACCTCACATGTGGAGCTTGGGCAGGCAAATTGTTTTGCCTTGTGATGATCATAAACTACCTCGTATGGTGCCTCCTAGAATTTCTGCAG CCAGCCAAAGATATTGAAGAAGTCCCAGATATAATAGGGCCACTACACAGTCAGTTACATTCAGTCGATGATGACTAG